The Thermoplasmata archaeon genome includes a region encoding these proteins:
- a CDS encoding NUDIX domain-containing protein — protein MYTIRYRVWLERSGRFIAGEGRAALLREIGKRKSLSSAASALGISYRHAWEMLKKMGLAAGSPVAESSSGGSRHGETRLTPLGEEILRAYEDGVRRLKRSSGPWLTVDAIVETSKGLLLVRRRHPPFQGRYALPGGFVECGETVEEAVVREVREETGLRTRVTGLVGVYSDPSRDPRGHTVSVVFSLRITGGSLKGSDDASEAAFFDIWRLPELAFDHSRVVHDYLHQWRVGRRGRRV, from the coding sequence ATGTACACCATTAGATATAGAGTGTGGCTCGAGAGAAGCGGAAGATTCATTGCGGGCGAGGGCCGGGCGGCCCTCCTCCGCGAAATAGGAAAGAGAAAGAGTCTCAGCTCGGCTGCTTCTGCTCTGGGAATCTCGTACAGGCACGCCTGGGAGATGCTTAAAAAGATGGGCCTCGCTGCAGGCTCCCCTGTGGCTGAGAGCTCTTCAGGCGGCTCCCGACACGGCGAGACGAGACTGACCCCCCTCGGCGAGGAGATTCTGCGCGCATATGAAGATGGTGTTCGCAGGCTCAAGAGGAGCAGTGGCCCATGGCTCACCGTGGACGCCATTGTCGAGACTAGTAAGGGTCTCCTGCTGGTCAGGCGCCGCCACCCCCCCTTCCAGGGCCGCTACGCCCTCCCAGGCGGTTTCGTGGAGTGTGGGGAGACGGTGGAGGAGGCGGTGGTGCGCGAGGTGAGGGAGGAGACGGGCCTTAGGACCCGCGTGACGGGACTCGTCGGCGTCTACTCCGACCCCTCCAGAGACCCGCGGGGTCACACGGTGTCTGTGGTATTTAGTCTGAGAATCACGGGCGGAAGCCTCAAAGGAAGCGACGACGCATCCGAAGCGGCGTTCTTCGACATCTGGAGACTCCCCGAGCTCGCGTTCGATCACTCTCGGGTGGTGCATGACTATCTCCATCAGTGGAGAGTCGGGAGGAGGGGGAGGCGGGTGTGA
- a CDS encoding cation diffusion facilitator family transporter encodes MTVLSGETMSLRGHAGRDVQRRLLLAAGVTGFTLSLELVGGLLANSLALLSDAAHVFLDLLAIGLALYAARICRMPATSKFSYGMHRAEILAALVNGLTLVALACAILFEAGRRLLSSPEVRGLEMLLVAGAGLAANLICIGLLHGHRDLNIRGAYLHVLGDALSSMAVLLGAFLILATGERRIDPALSALIGLVIIFGAGKLVKASAEILLERTPRDIDPAKVKKRLLRVAGVRSLHDLHIWSLCSHVRAMSAHIVLDEEGQRNRERVSHILSGLLRREYNIVHTTLQFEEKKCSGPHEH; translated from the coding sequence ATGACGGTGCTCAGTGGGGAAACGATGAGCCTGAGGGGCCACGCGGGTAGGGACGTGCAGCGAAGGCTCCTCCTCGCTGCCGGGGTCACGGGCTTCACACTCTCCCTCGAGCTCGTCGGCGGCCTGCTGGCCAACAGCCTGGCCCTACTAAGCGACGCAGCCCATGTCTTTCTCGACCTCCTCGCGATTGGGCTTGCGCTCTACGCGGCAAGAATCTGCAGGATGCCCGCAACATCGAAATTCTCATATGGAATGCATAGGGCAGAGATTCTTGCGGCGCTCGTCAACGGCCTCACATTGGTTGCCCTCGCATGCGCAATTTTATTCGAGGCCGGGAGGAGGCTACTGTCCTCCCCAGAGGTCAGGGGGCTCGAGATGCTCCTTGTGGCGGGTGCAGGGCTGGCAGCCAACCTGATATGCATCGGGCTGCTGCACGGCCACCGGGATCTGAATATCAGAGGGGCATACCTGCACGTGCTCGGCGATGCCTTATCCTCGATGGCTGTTCTCCTCGGGGCTTTCTTGATTCTAGCCACGGGCGAGAGGCGAATAGACCCCGCCCTCAGCGCCTTGATAGGTCTAGTGATAATCTTTGGGGCAGGCAAGCTGGTCAAGGCCTCCGCGGAGATTCTGCTCGAGAGGACCCCCCGTGACATTGACCCCGCAAAGGTGAAGAAGAGGCTCCTGCGCGTGGCGGGCGTCCGCTCCCTCCACGACCTACACATATGGAGCCTTTGCTCCCACGTGCGCGCCATGAGCGCGCACATTGTCCTAGACGAGGAAGGCCAGAGGAATAGGGAGAGGGTATCGCACATCCTCTCTGGGCTCCTCAGGAGGGAGTACAACATCGTCCACACCACCCTCCAGTTCGAGGAGAAGAAATGCTCTGGACCACATGAGCACTAG